From a single Erpetoichthys calabaricus chromosome 1, fErpCal1.3, whole genome shotgun sequence genomic region:
- the fbxo46 gene encoding F-box only protein 46, translating to MDPETFSHIRLWCPRPFGTYSQNKACGGGTVGGSSSGTGGGVGGSSGGVSGSTPALLKSPNDLVRRGPHNGQSEEDSASENMPPPPPSSITSSGGNQMEEGRVLLDTWYVIKPGNTKEKIAFFVAHQCSGVALARPNTMKVKGNWSTDCSKAKRRRCSSYDPSKARGANSPASKEKEAEVGETECLDSEPSDTDLLSVAEMVALVEQRTALALQSVSGLGSSHNHSGIRSSASSQSATTHGPMVFLSKEEPPVSTISSFLPAERKPRVAEAIAHFESQQQQLESALLRRAGVSPEKTSGGETGGNGSSGSSGPSGEVRIAFRVSSMDLRSQAEPGTAGRPNCMFLSCGGSSPNGGARGKEKITCDLYQLVSPSSRETLPSSNMEFLLGGAETRVDATTERPTAPASKESTGDVASAEKKSTSDRMRECVSGFHVEVVVTGAVDQCVFYGKDSTENVKEETVCFTVTSPAPDSSSFSGCEENPPPPGQLFFLHTPPTHTEEDDGRVGQMHGSLECTSVNSGGEHLETCDSPCTGPEGDPSDTSLCRLYRHVSHDFLEIRFKIQRLLEPRQYMLLLPDHIMVNIFSYLPTRSLAALKCTCHYFKVLIETYGIHATDSLWNQDPLYRDDPCKQCKKHYEKGDVSLCRWHPKPYHHDLPYGRSYWMCCRRTDKDTPGCRVGLHDNNWVQPCELVQTRARREDGR from the coding sequence ATGGACCCAGAAACATTTTCTCACATTCGCCTGTGGTGCCCTCGGCCCTTTGGGACTTATTCCCAAAACAAGGCTTGTGGAGGTGGCACAGTGGGAGGCAGCAGCAGTGGCACTGGTGGTGGAGTTGGTGGCAGTAGTGGTGGTGTCAGTGGCAGCACTCCTGCCCTCCTAAAGAGTCCCAATGATCTTGTCCGCAGAGGCCCGCACAACGGGCAGAGTGAGGAAGACTCTGCCTCTGAAAACATGCCACCACCCCCTCCCTCATCCATCACATCTTCTGGTGGAAATCAGATGGAGGAGGGCCGGGTGCTGCTGGATACTTGGTATGTTATCAAGCCtggaaatacaaaggaaaaaattgCCTTTTTTGTTGCCCATCAGTGCAGCGGGGTTGCTCTAGCCCGCCCAAACACAATGAAAGTcaaaggaaactggagtacagaTTGCTCTAAAGCTAAGCGCCGCCGCTGCTCATCTTATGACCCCAGCAAAGCTAGGGGGGCTAATTCACCAGCAAGCAAGGAGAAAGAGGCAGAGGTGGGTGAGACAGAGTGCCTGGACTCTGAGCCAAGTGACACAGATCTGTTATCTGTGGCTGAGATGGTAGCACTAGTGGAACAAAGGACTGCTCTTGCCCTACAAAGTGTTAGTGGACTGGGGTCTTCACACAACCACAGTGGAATCCGTAGTTCAGCTTCATCCCAATCTGCCACCACTCATGGCCCAATGGTGTTTTTATCTAAGGAGGAACCTCCGGTTTCAACCATATCATCCTTTCTTCCAGCAGAACGAAAACCGCGGGTTGCAGAGGCCATTGCACATTTTGAGTCTCAACAGCAGCAGTTGGAAAGTGCCCTCTTGAGACGTGCAGGCGTTTCACCAGAGAAGACATCTGGGGGAGAAACTGGAGGCAATGGCAGCAGTGGAAGCAGTGGCCCTAGTGGGGAGGTTCGGATAGCCTTTCGAGTCTCCAGTATGGATCTTCGCTCCCAGGCTGAGCCTGGTACTGCCGGTCGTCCCAACTGTATGTTTCTCAGCTGTGGTGGGAGCAGCCCTAATGGGGGAGCCAGAGGCAAGGAGAAAATCACCTGTGACCTCTACCAGCTGGTCAGCCCTTCTTCTAGGGAGACTCTACCCTCCAGTAACATGGAGTTCTTGCTTGGTGGGGCAGAAACGCGAGTGGATGCAACCACGGAGCGACCAACTGCCCCTGCTAGCAAAGAGTCCACAGGTGATGTAGCCTCTGCCGAGAAGAAGAGTACCAGTGACCGTATGAGAGAGTGTGTATCTGGCTTTCATGTTGAGGTGGTTGTGACTGGTGCAGTGGACCAGTGTGTCTTTTATGGGAAGGACAGCACAGAGAATGTTAAGGAAGAGACTGTCTGTTTTACTGTCACATCACCAGCTCCCGACTCCTCCTCCTTCTCAGGTTGTGAAGAGAACCCACCTCCCCCTGGACAGCTCTTCTTCCTCCACACACCGCCCACTCACACTGAGGAGGACGATGGAAGGGTTGGCCAGATGCACGGTTCCCTTGAATGCACCAGCGTTAACAGTGGCGGGGAGCACCTGGAAACTTGCGACTCTCCCTGTACTGGTCCCGAAGGTGACCCCTCGGATACCTCCTTGTGCCGACTCTACCGCCATGTCTCCCATGACTTTCTTGAAATTCGTTTCAAGATTCAGCGCTTACTGGAACCCAGACAATATATGTTGCTGCTCCCTGACCACATCATGgtgaacattttcagttatttacCCACTCGCTCACTTGCAGCCCTTAAGTGCACCTGTCATTACTTCAAAGTGCTTATCGAAACCTATGGCATCCATGCCACTGATTCCCTCTGGAACCAGGACCCCTTATACCGGGACGATCCCTGCAAGCAATGCAAAAAGCATTATGAGAAAGGGGATGTGTCACTCTGCCGCTGGCACCCAAAACCTTACCACCACGATTTGCCTTACGGACGCTCTTATTGGATGTGCTGTCGACGTACCGATAAGGACACACCGGGCTGCCGGGTGGGGCTTCATGACAACAACTGGGTGCAGCCCTGTGAGCTTGTCCAGACGCGTGCCAGGAGAGAGGATGGGAGGTGA